A genomic segment from Thermotoga neapolitana DSM 4359 encodes:
- a CDS encoding PEGA domain-containing protein, whose translation MRRYLFILLVLVSILSFSFNVKSIIIFPEKPYFTVDVWLDKPEGSVYNVGERIEIFVKSSRDAYILVYDINAQGKVTLIFPNKYESDNFVRANEIKKIPSRSTYSLRVSPPYGKEYIQVIASTTPIPIFKELKELGTTQMFPTLSDNVEEYVQKRLKPYLTGEWVSDITYFYVGRAPAFGTLIVDSDPPGMTVYVDGSYRGKTPITMTVDEGTHYVTVYFENYTFYKEVYVGENQTVRVIARLPFAKLSLSSSPSGADVYINGDYRGKTPLTLNLSPGNYSVTFRKEGYREETRYITLGEGESRSIHIDLKPLRATLRLRTDPVGVDVYMDGRYAGTTSESGLTIVLDPGTYSIRLEKEGYETDSFTVNLKAGEEKEVFRRLEEKVVFSEVRIETQPSGATVYLNGYYHGETPITIYVQTGTYEITIVKPGYRTIVKTVTFDEKEEYFKFILSRIE comes from the coding sequence ATGAGAAGGTATCTGTTTATTTTGCTTGTTCTTGTTTCGATTCTTTCCTTCTCGTTCAACGTGAAAAGCATCATCATCTTTCCCGAAAAGCCGTACTTCACGGTGGACGTGTGGCTCGACAAACCGGAGGGATCTGTCTACAACGTGGGAGAGAGGATTGAGATCTTCGTGAAGTCTTCAAGGGATGCCTACATACTGGTCTACGATATAAACGCCCAGGGGAAGGTAACGCTCATTTTTCCGAACAAGTACGAGAGCGATAACTTCGTTCGTGCAAACGAGATCAAGAAGATCCCATCCAGATCAACTTACTCTCTCAGGGTCTCTCCACCATACGGCAAAGAGTACATTCAGGTGATCGCCAGTACCACTCCAATTCCCATCTTCAAAGAGTTGAAAGAACTCGGCACAACGCAGATGTTTCCCACCCTGTCTGACAACGTCGAAGAGTACGTTCAAAAGAGGCTGAAACCCTATCTCACAGGAGAGTGGGTCTCGGACATCACGTATTTCTACGTGGGAAGGGCACCTGCCTTTGGTACTCTGATCGTGGACTCAGATCCTCCCGGGATGACAGTTTACGTGGACGGATCTTACAGGGGAAAAACACCCATCACGATGACAGTGGACGAAGGAACACATTACGTGACGGTGTACTTTGAGAACTACACTTTCTATAAGGAAGTGTACGTGGGGGAAAATCAGACCGTACGTGTGATAGCCAGACTTCCTTTTGCAAAGCTTTCGCTCAGCTCTTCACCGAGTGGGGCAGATGTGTACATAAACGGAGACTACAGAGGGAAAACTCCTCTGACATTGAATCTTTCGCCTGGAAACTACAGTGTGACTTTCAGAAAAGAAGGTTACCGTGAAGAGACCCGGTACATCACCCTCGGTGAGGGAGAGTCCCGATCCATTCACATCGATCTGAAACCGCTTCGGGCAACTTTGAGGTTGAGAACGGATCCTGTCGGTGTGGACGTCTACATGGATGGAAGGTACGCTGGAACAACCTCTGAGAGTGGGTTGACCATCGTTCTTGATCCTGGAACCTACAGTATAAGGCTCGAAAAGGAAGGATACGAAACGGACAGTTTCACGGTGAATCTGAAAGCCGGTGAAGAAAAGGAAGTGTTCAGACGTCTTGAGGAAAAGGTGGTCTTCTCTGAGGTCAGGATAGAGACCCAGCCATCCGGGGCCACGGTGTATCTCAACGGATACTACCACGGCGAAACACCCATTACCATCTACGTTCAAACTGGAACGTACGAGATCACGATCGTCAAACCTGGATACAGAACGATCGTCAAAACGGTGACCTTCGACGAAAAGGAAGAATATTTCAAGTTCATCCTGAGCAGAATCGAGTGA
- a CDS encoding FtsW/RodA/SpoVE family cell cycle protein, producing the protein MPHENKRIDWLIVVVVGALMVFGLFTLRSATYGENETLFSKQVIWDVLGFSLMISILFVKDSTIRRFSVVLYVISVVLLIALLLKGTPIGGSRRWFKIAGISFQPSDLAKLSLIVLLPYLLERRWFWKSLFLTLVPGILVFLEPDLGTAFSMGLIWLFAVLSSKVDKKPLLVLLVVALILLPVFFFFGLKDYQRARILSFLNPEEYGKSYSYNVLQSIHAIGAGGFFGTGYMKGKANLMGYVPVSYTDFIVSVIGEEFGFLGIVSLLSLFGLFFFEVSRWILNVKDEYWEILMVSSCGLLWFHVFENVSMNLGLLPVTGVPLPFISYGGTSTLVFSLIAGLILKGIAIARVERKM; encoded by the coding sequence ATTCCGCATGAGAACAAGAGGATAGACTGGCTCATCGTGGTCGTTGTTGGCGCGTTGATGGTATTTGGATTGTTCACTTTGAGGAGTGCCACCTACGGAGAGAACGAAACGCTGTTTTCGAAACAGGTGATCTGGGATGTTCTTGGTTTTTCACTGATGATCTCGATTCTTTTCGTAAAGGACAGCACCATAAGAAGATTTTCCGTGGTCCTGTACGTGATCTCTGTTGTTTTGCTGATAGCACTCCTTTTAAAGGGAACGCCGATCGGTGGTTCCAGAAGATGGTTCAAAATAGCGGGAATCAGTTTTCAACCTTCAGACCTGGCAAAACTTTCCCTCATCGTTTTGCTTCCGTATCTTCTGGAAAGAAGGTGGTTCTGGAAGAGCCTTTTTCTCACTCTCGTTCCCGGAATACTCGTTTTTCTGGAACCGGACCTCGGGACCGCTTTCTCCATGGGATTGATCTGGCTCTTTGCCGTTCTGTCTTCCAAGGTCGATAAGAAGCCCCTTCTTGTTCTCCTGGTGGTTGCTCTGATCCTGCTTCCCGTGTTCTTCTTTTTTGGTCTGAAGGATTACCAGAGGGCAAGAATTCTTTCCTTCCTCAACCCCGAGGAGTACGGAAAGAGCTATTCCTACAACGTGCTTCAGTCCATACATGCGATCGGTGCCGGGGGATTTTTCGGTACAGGTTACATGAAAGGAAAAGCGAATCTGATGGGGTACGTTCCCGTCTCGTACACGGATTTCATCGTGTCCGTCATTGGAGAGGAATTTGGTTTTCTTGGTATCGTGTCTCTTCTTTCGCTCTTTGGTCTTTTCTTTTTCGAAGTTTCAAGGTGGATCCTGAACGTGAAGGACGAATACTGGGAGATCCTCATGGTTTCTTCGTGTGGTCTTCTCTGGTTTCATGTCTTCGAGAACGTTTCGATGAACCTGGGTCTTCTTCCCGTCACGGGTGTTCCTCTTCCCTTCATCAGCTACGGTGGAACGTCCACCCTCGTGTTTTCTCTTATCGCCGGCCTCATCTTGAAAGGAATAGCGATTGCAAGGGTTGAAAGGAAGATGTAG
- a CDS encoding GspE/PulE family protein, whose amino-acid sequence MLRRYRKLGEILVERGFITREELERALEIQKQLKKPLGEVLVELGYITEDQLLDALSEQYNAPILKDLPKNIPLNVVGSLPKNIIESLHVIPIDKKEDGTLVVVTDNGTNIPRIRQEIRFLTGKDPEIYLVASRDFSMLYQTYVLGVPLELFEEPYVAIEETEEQVEEAEESEEAAVEEAPIVRLVNNIINRAIEMGASDIHIEPMKRTVRVRFRIDGVLRRVLEYQKGQHNSVVARIKIMSGLDVSERRLPQDGKFYTIKGGEQYDFRVSTMPSTFGEKVVMRILKVSAANKRLEELGYSEYNYKRILSILEKPYGIILVTGPTGSGKSTTLVAMINHLKSESVNIVTAEDPVEYTIDGVTQCQVFPEVGLTFARYLRAFLRQDPDIIMVGEIRDRETAQLAVEASLTGHLVLSTLHTNTAAGAVSRLMEMGIDPHLLGTSLIGVIGQRLVRKLCDECKIPGEVKDENAKSYFERFFGRVPDQIYYPSEEGCPVCRGMRYRGRMAIGEVLIVDEEMRALISSRASEMEIARRAMEKGMRPMFVDALEKVAQGLTSLEEVFRVTTLP is encoded by the coding sequence ATGCTCAGAAGGTACAGAAAACTGGGGGAGATACTGGTCGAGAGGGGATTCATAACCAGAGAAGAACTGGAAAGGGCTCTTGAGATACAAAAGCAACTGAAAAAGCCCCTGGGAGAAGTTCTTGTGGAACTGGGTTACATCACAGAGGATCAGCTCCTGGACGCCCTCAGTGAGCAGTACAACGCACCGATTTTGAAGGACCTTCCCAAGAACATTCCGCTCAACGTGGTTGGTTCTCTTCCGAAGAACATCATAGAATCTCTCCACGTGATTCCCATCGATAAGAAAGAAGACGGTACTCTCGTTGTCGTCACAGATAACGGAACGAACATTCCCAGAATAAGGCAGGAAATACGTTTTCTCACCGGAAAGGATCCAGAGATCTACCTGGTTGCAAGCAGAGATTTTTCCATGCTGTACCAGACTTACGTGCTGGGTGTACCCCTTGAGCTCTTCGAAGAACCTTATGTTGCCATAGAAGAAACGGAAGAACAGGTAGAAGAGGCAGAAGAGTCTGAAGAGGCGGCAGTGGAAGAGGCACCGATCGTTCGGCTCGTAAACAACATCATAAACCGCGCCATAGAAATGGGAGCGAGCGACATCCACATAGAACCGATGAAAAGAACCGTGAGGGTGAGGTTCAGGATAGATGGTGTTTTGAGAAGGGTTCTGGAGTATCAGAAAGGACAGCATAACTCCGTTGTGGCACGTATCAAGATCATGAGTGGTCTCGATGTTTCGGAGAGAAGACTGCCCCAGGATGGTAAATTCTACACGATAAAGGGTGGAGAGCAGTACGACTTTCGTGTATCGACCATGCCCTCTACGTTCGGCGAGAAGGTTGTGATGAGGATCCTGAAAGTTTCTGCCGCAAACAAACGTTTAGAGGAACTCGGATACAGCGAGTACAACTACAAAAGGATTCTGTCGATTCTTGAAAAACCCTATGGAATCATCCTAGTTACCGGCCCGACAGGCAGTGGAAAATCCACAACACTCGTCGCCATGATAAATCACCTGAAGAGTGAAAGTGTGAACATCGTCACCGCTGAAGATCCCGTGGAGTACACCATCGATGGTGTCACTCAATGTCAGGTTTTCCCGGAGGTAGGGCTCACCTTTGCGCGATACCTGAGGGCGTTTCTGAGACAGGATCCAGATATCATCATGGTTGGTGAGATCAGAGACAGGGAGACAGCCCAGCTTGCCGTCGAGGCCTCTCTCACAGGACACCTAGTTTTGAGCACGCTCCACACCAACACAGCGGCGGGAGCCGTGTCAAGGCTCATGGAGATGGGTATAGATCCACACCTTCTGGGCACCTCCTTGATAGGAGTTATAGGACAGAGGCTCGTGAGGAAATTGTGTGACGAGTGCAAAATTCCAGGAGAAGTGAAAGATGAGAACGCAAAATCCTATTTCGAGCGCTTTTTTGGAAGAGTGCCTGACCAGATCTATTACCCTTCTGAAGAGGGATGTCCTGTCTGCAGGGGAATGAGGTACAGGGGAAGAATGGCCATCGGAGAGGTTTTGATAGTCGATGAAGAGATGAGGGCGCTGATATCCTCGAGGGCCAGTGAGATGGAAATCGCAAGACGCGCCATGGAAAAGGGCATGCGTCCCATGTTTGTGGATGCCCTTGAGAAGGTAGCGCAGGGCCTGACGAGCCTTGAGGAAGTCTTCAGGGTGACCACCCTGCCATGA
- the ftsZ gene encoding cell division protein FtsZ produces MGFDLDVEKKKESRNIPQANNLKIKVIGVGGAGNNAINRMIEIGIHGVEFVAVNTDLQVLEASNADVKIQIGENITRGLGAGGRPEIGEEAAMESEEKIREVLEDTHMVFITAGLGGGTGTGASPVIARIAKEMGILTVAIVTTPFYFEGPERLNKAIKGLKKLREHVDTLIKISNNKLMEELPRDVKIKDAFLKADETLHQGVKGISELITKRGYINLDFADIESVMKDAGAAILGIGVGKGEQRAREAAKKAMESKLIEHPVENASSIVFNITAPSNIRMEEVHEAAMIIRQNSSEDADVKFGLIFDDEIPEDEIRVIFIATRFPDEDKILFPEGDIPAIYRYGLEGLL; encoded by the coding sequence ATGGGCTTTGATCTTGACGTTGAGAAAAAGAAGGAAAGCAGAAACATACCCCAGGCGAACAACCTCAAGATAAAGGTCATAGGAGTCGGAGGTGCGGGGAACAACGCCATAAACAGAATGATAGAGATAGGAATACACGGCGTTGAGTTCGTTGCCGTGAATACGGATCTACAGGTACTGGAGGCCTCCAACGCCGATGTCAAGATACAGATAGGAGAAAACATCACGCGTGGTCTTGGTGCCGGTGGAAGACCGGAAATAGGCGAGGAAGCAGCCATGGAAAGCGAGGAGAAGATTCGTGAGGTCCTCGAAGATACCCACATGGTCTTCATAACGGCAGGGCTCGGTGGTGGAACGGGAACGGGAGCCTCACCTGTCATAGCCAGGATAGCCAAGGAGATGGGGATTCTGACGGTGGCAATCGTTACCACTCCTTTTTACTTCGAAGGTCCTGAAAGACTCAACAAAGCGATAAAGGGCCTGAAGAAACTCAGAGAACATGTCGATACTCTGATAAAGATCTCCAACAACAAACTCATGGAAGAACTCCCGAGGGACGTGAAGATAAAGGATGCCTTCCTGAAGGCAGACGAAACTCTTCACCAGGGAGTGAAGGGTATCTCAGAGCTCATAACGAAGAGAGGATACATAAACCTCGACTTTGCGGACATAGAGTCTGTGATGAAAGACGCAGGAGCGGCGATCCTCGGAATAGGAGTCGGAAAAGGTGAACAGAGGGCCAGAGAAGCGGCGAAGAAGGCCATGGAGAGCAAATTGATAGAGCATCCCGTTGAGAACGCCAGTTCCATCGTCTTCAACATAACGGCCCCCAGCAACATCAGAATGGAAGAGGTACACGAAGCCGCCATGATCATAAGGCAAAACAGCAGCGAGGATGCGGATGTGAAATTCGGACTCATCTTCGACGATGAGATACCCGAAGATGAGATCCGCGTGATTTTCATTGCAACAAGATTCCCGGACGAAGACAAAATACTCTTCCCGGAAGGTGACATTCCCGCCATATACAGATACGGTCTGGAGGGACTCCTTTAA
- a CDS encoding cell division protein FtsA: MIDLPKASFFTSIDIGSRYIKGLVLRKHDQEWEALAYSSVKSRGLDEGEIKDAIAFKESVNTLLKELEEQIQRSLRSDFIISFSNVNFERRDVVSEKDFGEDRRVINLDILGEMQSEALGKLEEDGKKPLHLFSKRYLLDGERIVFNPLDMKASKITVEYTSIVIPVRIYEMFYNFLQDIVKSPFQLRSSLVSTAEGVLTSSEKDRGVVVLNLGYNFTGLIAYKNGVPIKIAYVPVGMKHVIKDVSAVLDTSFEEAERLIITYGNAVYSDIKEEEIQYRGLDGNTVKTTNVKKLAVIIHARLREIMSKSKKVFREVEAKIMEEGEIGIPGGVVLSGGGAKIPRINDLATEVFRVPVRTGCYANSDKPLIVNSDEAAYDPSFAAAFGNVFSSMENPYEEAPVKRENPFKRIFRLFRELME; encoded by the coding sequence GTGATTGATTTGCCAAAGGCGTCCTTCTTCACCTCCATAGATATAGGTTCCAGATACATAAAGGGCCTGGTTCTGAGAAAACACGATCAGGAGTGGGAAGCGCTCGCTTATTCGAGTGTGAAGTCTAGAGGGCTGGATGAGGGAGAGATAAAGGATGCCATAGCCTTCAAGGAATCTGTGAACACACTTTTGAAAGAACTGGAGGAGCAGATTCAAAGATCTTTAAGAAGCGATTTCATCATATCTTTCAGTAATGTGAATTTCGAAAGAAGAGACGTTGTGTCGGAGAAAGATTTCGGAGAAGACAGGCGAGTGATAAACCTGGACATCCTCGGAGAGATGCAGTCAGAGGCCCTGGGAAAACTGGAGGAAGATGGAAAAAAACCCCTTCATCTCTTCTCCAAGAGGTACCTTCTTGATGGTGAGAGGATCGTTTTCAATCCCCTCGACATGAAAGCATCGAAGATCACGGTTGAGTATACCTCCATAGTAATCCCTGTGAGAATTTACGAGATGTTTTACAATTTCCTGCAGGATATAGTGAAGAGTCCCTTTCAGCTGAGATCTTCTCTTGTATCCACGGCAGAGGGGGTTCTTACTTCGTCGGAAAAGGACCGCGGTGTGGTGGTTTTGAATCTGGGATACAACTTCACGGGTCTTATAGCCTACAAGAACGGTGTTCCCATAAAGATCGCCTACGTTCCCGTCGGTATGAAACACGTGATCAAGGATGTTTCCGCTGTTCTGGATACTTCCTTCGAAGAAGCGGAAAGGTTGATCATCACCTACGGCAACGCGGTTTACAGCGACATCAAAGAAGAGGAGATACAGTACAGGGGACTGGATGGGAACACGGTGAAGACCACAAATGTGAAGAAACTCGCCGTCATCATACACGCCCGCCTCAGAGAGATAATGAGTAAGTCGAAGAAAGTCTTCAGGGAAGTAGAGGCAAAGATAATGGAAGAGGGAGAGATAGGAATACCCGGTGGAGTCGTCCTATCGGGTGGGGGTGCCAAAATTCCCAGGATAAACGATCTGGCGACGGAGGTGTTCAGGGTTCCCGTGCGAACAGGATGCTATGCAAATTCGGACAAACCGTTGATCGTCAACTCGGACGAGGCTGCCTACGATCCTTCGTTTGCTGCTGCCTTTGGGAACGTCTTTTCATCGATGGAGAATCCATACGAGGAAGCACCGGTGAAACGGGAGAATCCTTTTAAAAGGATTTTCAGATTGTTCAGGGAATTGATGGAGTGA
- a CDS encoding DUF4894 domain-containing protein, translating to MRSLRIVLMILVAMYALFFMKTFSNPGEAVAVPEKIAHNLIENFNISRKSIIIDSRKVAGIVFSEGNYYLCSDDGNLVSSVLSEELFRLYPLFLEVKLEGLQLSEEGKKILSLLEPVLNSGFVSTVFFESKKVILIKGVTLSFRDWRDFVNNFEMLKSQIDFLEPRSEYFLTESGILIKIRGD from the coding sequence ATGAGGTCTTTGAGAATCGTTTTGATGATACTTGTTGCGATGTATGCTCTATTTTTTATGAAGACTTTTTCAAATCCTGGAGAAGCAGTGGCCGTTCCAGAAAAGATCGCACACAATTTGATAGAAAATTTTAACATTTCCAGAAAAAGTATTATAATAGATTCGAGAAAAGTTGCTGGAATAGTCTTCAGCGAGGGGAATTACTACCTGTGTTCTGACGATGGCAATCTGGTTTCTTCTGTTTTGAGCGAAGAGCTTTTCAGGCTTTACCCTTTGTTTCTGGAAGTGAAACTGGAGGGGTTGCAACTTTCAGAGGAAGGAAAAAAGATCCTGAGTCTTCTGGAACCCGTTCTGAACAGTGGTTTTGTCTCGACCGTTTTCTTTGAGTCAAAAAAGGTGATTCTCATCAAAGGTGTTACACTTTCTTTCAGAGACTGGCGGGATTTTGTGAATAATTTTGAGATGTTGAAGTCGCAGATAGACTTTCTCGAACCAAGGAGTGAGTATTTTCTGACCGAGAGTGGTATTCTGATAAAAATAAGGGGTGATTGA
- the gyrB gene encoding DNA topoisomerase (ATP-hydrolyzing) subunit B, with translation MEKYSAESIKVLKGLEPVRMRPGMYIGSTGKRGLHHLVYEVVDNSVDESLAGYCDWIKVTLHEDGSVEVEDNGRGIPVDVHPEEGRSALEVVFTVLHAGGKFSKDSYKISGGLHGVGVSVVNALSEWLEVRVYRDGKIYRQRYERGKPVTLVEVIGETDKHGTVVRFKPDPLIFSETEFDPDILEHRLREIAFLVPGLKIEFEDRINNEKKTFKFDGGLKEFVKYLNRGKKVLHDVIYLKRTEKVKVKDKEDEVIVEIAFQYTDSYSEEILSFANTIKTVDGGTHVTAFKTTLTRLMNEYGRKHNFLKNGDSFQGDDVREGLTAVISVYVKNPEFEGQTKSKLGNEEVKEAVNRAMREELKKIFDASPDLVRTILSKIMSTKQAREAARRAREMVRRKNVLQSTTLPGKLADCSSTDRENTELFIVEGDSAGGSAKQARDRVFQAVLPIRGKILNVEKSSLDRLLKNEQISDIIVAVGTGIGDDFDINKLRYGKIIIMTDADIDGAHIRTLLLTLFYRYMKPLIEDGRIYIALPPLYRIRVGKEDFYVYSDAELMEYRKMFEGKKMEIQRYKGLGEMNPEQLWETTMNPETRKIIRVTIEDAEEADRLFEILMGNDPSSRREFIERHALKVKELDI, from the coding sequence ATGGAAAAGTACTCGGCTGAGAGCATAAAGGTTTTGAAAGGGCTGGAACCCGTTCGAATGCGCCCTGGAATGTACATCGGTTCTACAGGAAAGCGTGGGTTGCATCACCTCGTGTACGAGGTGGTCGACAACAGTGTCGATGAGTCGCTTGCGGGCTACTGCGACTGGATCAAAGTAACACTGCATGAAGATGGCAGTGTTGAGGTTGAAGATAACGGAAGGGGTATTCCTGTTGACGTTCATCCGGAAGAAGGAAGAAGTGCCCTTGAAGTGGTTTTCACCGTTCTTCACGCGGGAGGAAAGTTCTCCAAGGATTCCTACAAAATAAGCGGTGGACTTCATGGTGTGGGAGTTTCTGTGGTGAACGCACTTTCTGAATGGCTCGAGGTGAGAGTTTATCGAGACGGTAAGATCTACAGGCAGAGGTACGAAAGGGGAAAGCCAGTTACACTTGTTGAGGTGATCGGCGAAACTGACAAACACGGTACGGTCGTCCGGTTCAAACCGGATCCTCTCATATTCTCTGAGACCGAATTCGATCCTGACATACTCGAACACAGGTTGAGAGAAATCGCCTTCCTCGTGCCGGGATTGAAAATAGAATTCGAAGACAGAATAAACAACGAGAAGAAGACGTTCAAATTCGATGGTGGTTTGAAAGAATTCGTGAAGTACTTGAATCGTGGAAAAAAAGTGCTTCATGACGTGATATATCTGAAGAGAACGGAGAAAGTCAAGGTCAAAGACAAAGAAGACGAGGTAATCGTGGAAATCGCCTTTCAGTACACCGATTCTTATTCGGAAGAGATTCTTTCCTTTGCGAACACCATAAAGACTGTCGATGGAGGTACACACGTTACAGCCTTCAAAACAACCCTCACGAGGCTGATGAACGAATATGGAAGAAAACACAACTTTTTGAAGAACGGAGACTCCTTCCAGGGAGATGACGTACGGGAGGGACTCACCGCTGTTATAAGTGTGTATGTGAAGAATCCGGAGTTTGAGGGACAGACCAAGTCAAAACTCGGCAACGAAGAAGTGAAAGAAGCGGTGAACAGAGCGATGAGGGAGGAGTTGAAGAAAATTTTCGACGCCAGTCCCGATCTTGTCAGGACAATACTGTCAAAGATAATGAGCACAAAACAGGCAAGAGAAGCAGCAAGAAGGGCAAGGGAGATGGTGAGAAGAAAGAACGTACTTCAGAGCACCACCCTCCCCGGAAAGCTGGCAGATTGCAGTTCTACCGACCGTGAAAACACCGAACTCTTCATCGTAGAGGGTGATTCTGCTGGAGGATCCGCCAAACAGGCACGTGACAGGGTGTTCCAGGCAGTTCTTCCGATCAGGGGAAAGATCCTGAACGTTGAAAAATCCTCCCTGGATCGTCTGCTGAAGAACGAGCAGATCAGTGACATAATCGTTGCGGTTGGGACCGGAATAGGAGACGATTTCGACATAAACAAACTGCGATATGGGAAGATAATCATCATGACGGATGCCGATATCGATGGGGCTCACATCAGAACACTCCTTCTGACACTCTTTTACAGGTACATGAAACCATTGATAGAGGATGGAAGGATCTACATAGCGCTTCCTCCGCTGTACAGGATAAGGGTCGGAAAAGAGGATTTCTACGTGTACAGTGATGCGGAGCTGATGGAGTACAGGAAGATGTTTGAGGGAAAAAAGATGGAGATACAAAGGTACAAGGGACTTGGAGAGATGAATCCGGAGCAGTTGTGGGAGACGACCATGAACCCTGAGACCAGAAAGATAATAAGAGTGACCATAGAGGATGCTGAAGAGGCCGACAGGCTCTTTGAAATCCTCATGGGAAACGATCCATCAAGCAGAAGAGAATTCATAGAAAGGCACGCACTGAAGGTAAAAGAACTCGACATCTGA
- a CDS encoding DUF721 domain-containing protein has product MKPIGKLFEELAGENPLFSELKTRMLLMDWIGLVGPVIARHTAVEKVENGIVHVVCDDSLWLTELSLQKDRILQILNEKAGRKIFRDMVFRRGKINGKVLG; this is encoded by the coding sequence GTGAAGCCTATTGGGAAATTGTTCGAGGAACTTGCGGGTGAAAACCCTCTGTTTTCTGAGTTGAAAACTAGGATGCTATTGATGGATTGGATAGGCCTTGTAGGGCCTGTCATTGCCAGACATACGGCAGTGGAGAAGGTTGAAAATGGTATCGTTCATGTCGTTTGTGATGATTCGTTGTGGCTGACCGAACTTTCTCTTCAGAAGGACAGAATTCTTCAAATACTCAACGAGAAAGCAGGAAGGAAGATATTCAGAGACATGGTGTTCAGGAGGGGAAAGATCAATGGAAAAGTACTCGGCTGA
- a CDS encoding aminotransferase class IV — MLIWQKGRFIHADEFFLNYEMFEEVSQGLVYETLRTYNRVPFAAYKHYNRLMRSVSFFDIPFSMTFEEFVDILKKGTRQIDRESRIKVLLSVKTAELFFVFSPLNISSVEEGVNVKISKIRRIPDLSTPPSLKITGRTDILLARREIGECYDVILTGVNGQVCEGSFSNVFLVKEGRLITPSIESGILDGITRENVIKLANRLEIPLEERFVWVWELFEADEMFLTHTSAGIVPVRRLNDHLFFEEEPGPITSTLMENFEPFVLNLEENWVGT; from the coding sequence GTGTTGATCTGGCAGAAAGGGCGGTTCATTCACGCGGATGAGTTCTTTCTGAACTACGAGATGTTTGAGGAGGTTTCTCAGGGACTCGTTTATGAAACTCTGCGAACGTACAACAGAGTTCCCTTTGCCGCTTACAAACACTACAATAGACTGATGAGGTCTGTTTCTTTTTTTGATATCCCCTTTTCCATGACATTTGAAGAGTTCGTCGACATACTGAAAAAGGGTACCCGGCAGATCGATCGTGAAAGCAGAATAAAAGTGCTTCTCTCTGTGAAAACTGCTGAGCTGTTCTTTGTTTTTTCGCCACTGAACATTTCAAGCGTCGAAGAGGGAGTGAATGTGAAGATATCGAAGATCAGAAGGATTCCCGATCTTTCTACACCGCCGAGTTTAAAGATAACCGGAAGAACGGACATTCTGCTTGCTCGGAGGGAGATTGGGGAATGTTACGATGTGATTCTGACGGGTGTGAACGGTCAGGTCTGTGAAGGAAGTTTCAGCAACGTTTTTCTGGTGAAAGAAGGAAGGCTGATCACCCCCTCTATCGAATCTGGCATCCTTGATGGAATAACCCGTGAAAACGTGATAAAACTTGCGAACAGATTGGAAATTCCACTGGAAGAAAGATTTGTGTGGGTCTGGGAACTGTTTGAGGCAGACGAGATGTTTTTGACCCACACGAGTGCAGGAATCGTTCCTGTGAGGAGGCTCAACGATCACCTGTTCTTCGAGGAAGAACCAGGACCAATAACGTCGACGTTGATGGAAAACTTCGAACCCTTCGTTTTGAATCTGGAGGAAAACTGGGTGGGAACGTGA